From Diceros bicornis minor isolate mBicDic1 chromosome 16, mDicBic1.mat.cur, whole genome shotgun sequence, one genomic window encodes:
- the CETN1 gene encoding centrin-1, translating into MASSFKKPNAASTSQKRKVGPKPELTEEQKQEVREAFDLFDANGSGTIDVKELKVALRALGFEPRKEEMKKMISEVDKEGAGKISFNDFLAVMTQKMAEKDTKEEILKAFRLFDDDETGKISFKNLKRVANELGENLTDEELQEMIDEADRDGDGEVNEEEFLRIMKKTNLY; encoded by the coding sequence ATGGCTTCCAGCTTTAAGAAGCCAAACGCGGCCTCTACCAGCCAGAAAAGAAAGGTGGGTCCTAAGCCTGAACTCACTGAAGAACAGAAGCAAGAAGTTCGCGAGGCGTTTGACCTCTTCGATGCCAACGGAAGTGGGACCATCGACGTGAAGGAGCTGAAGGTGGCCCTGAGAGCGCTGGGCTTTGAACCCAGGAAGGAAGAGATGAAGAAGATGATCTCCGAAGTGGACAAGGAAGGCGCAGGGAAAATCAGCTTCAATGACTTCCTGGCCGTGATGACTCAGAAGATGGCCGAGAAagacaccaaagaagaaatcCTGAAGGCTTTCAGGCTCTTTGATGATGATGAAACTGGGAAGATCTCTTTCAAAAACCTCAAGCGCGTGGCCAACGAGTTAGGGGAAAACCTCACTGATGAGGAGCTGCAGGAAATGATTGACGAGGCAGACCGCGATGGAGACGGCGAAGTGAACGAGGAAGAGTTTCTTCGGATCATGAAAAAGACCAACCTATACTGA